From a single Pseudobutyrivibrio xylanivorans genomic region:
- a CDS encoding sugar transferase has protein sequence MYEKYVKQILDTIIALLAIIILSPLLLVLTIVGAIKMKGNPFFTQERPGKDEKIFKLIKFRTMTNEKDADGNLLPDEDRLIPYGQFLRATSLDELPELFNIVGQSMSVVGPRPLLPQYLPWYSEEQSHRHDVRPGLTGYAQAHGRNTVDWDDKFAMDVDYVNNITFLGDVKIIIDTVKVVLKREGISSATSATMESFVDYCKEKGRQPRNV, from the coding sequence ATGTACGAAAAATACGTCAAACAAATTTTAGATACTATAATAGCTCTCTTGGCAATTATTATTTTAAGCCCGCTTTTATTAGTACTTACTATAGTGGGGGCAATAAAGATGAAAGGCAATCCGTTCTTTACCCAGGAACGGCCTGGTAAAGATGAGAAGATATTTAAACTAATAAAGTTTCGAACAATGACAAATGAAAAAGATGCAGATGGGAATTTGCTTCCTGATGAGGACCGTCTTATTCCATATGGCCAATTCCTGAGAGCGACTTCACTGGATGAGCTGCCAGAATTATTTAACATCGTAGGTCAATCTATGTCGGTGGTAGGGCCCCGTCCACTGCTACCGCAATACCTTCCATGGTATTCCGAAGAACAATCACACAGGCACGATGTTCGTCCAGGACTCACAGGTTATGCTCAGGCCCATGGACGTAACACTGTAGACTGGGATGATAAATTCGCTATGGATGTCGATTACGTTAACAACATTACCTTCTTGGGCGATGTAAAGATAATAATAGATACCGTTAAGGTCGTGCTAAAGCGTGAGGGTATTAGCTCAGCAACAAGCGCAACAATGGAAAGTTTTGTAGATTATTGTAAAGAAAAAGGTAGGCAACCAAGAAATGTCTAA
- a CDS encoding ATP-binding protein has product MILEELVNGLLIESSKYECKSKLNREDVLGWLKTIAGFANAEGGNFYIGVEDKSNRLIGFDREDVDNERNYFNNQVNEHLIPRPELHISFLQYKVKDKERYIIQVNVPESKVKPVVLKYKGIPSIFMRRDGFTNGATYEEIIEMSIKSKNTQYDVLYSDEEYDPNNFQQLQDFCAKHNEKNPHITDKAFKSMGFFDENNKLSNGATLFADGYDGDKTQVQCSLFSGFNKGSERIITINRYCGNITSVIEYILEFVHQRMNRSIKKLGDGRINIDAYPERALFEGVINAVAHRDYYLDGTQIQVDMFKDRLEISSPGGFYHGEKMGKTYDLSQIISKRRNEIISSVLVRCNVMEAAGTGFDKIIEEYEGEDDLHKPYICSSSDHFTLVLPDLTYEGGIDNSENPIVEFVPVPNGTSYDAQVLSFCYYKARKVAEIAEVLGISDSTYLRKNILGNMVDTGYLIFNKEGRASYYKTNPEMVRV; this is encoded by the coding sequence ATGATTTTAGAAGAATTAGTCAATGGATTGTTGATTGAAAGTTCAAAATATGAGTGTAAAAGTAAGTTAAATCGCGAAGATGTACTGGGGTGGCTCAAAACAATAGCTGGATTTGCTAATGCTGAGGGTGGAAATTTCTATATAGGTGTAGAAGATAAAAGTAATAGGCTTATTGGTTTTGATAGAGAAGACGTGGATAATGAGCGAAACTATTTTAATAACCAAGTAAATGAGCATCTTATCCCAAGGCCAGAGCTGCACATTTCTTTTCTTCAGTATAAAGTTAAGGATAAGGAACGTTATATTATTCAAGTGAATGTTCCAGAATCAAAGGTTAAGCCGGTTGTGTTGAAATATAAGGGAATCCCATCTATTTTTATGAGAAGAGATGGTTTTACAAATGGTGCTACCTATGAAGAAATCATAGAAATGAGTATAAAGAGCAAGAACACCCAGTATGATGTCTTATATTCAGATGAGGAATATGATCCTAATAATTTTCAACAGTTACAAGACTTTTGTGCAAAACATAATGAAAAAAATCCGCATATTACTGATAAGGCGTTTAAGTCTATGGGATTTTTTGATGAGAATAATAAGCTTAGCAATGGGGCAACTTTATTTGCTGATGGGTATGATGGAGATAAAACACAGGTTCAGTGCTCACTATTTTCGGGATTTAATAAGGGAAGCGAAAGAATAATAACAATTAATAGATATTGTGGGAATATAACTTCCGTTATTGAGTACATTTTGGAGTTTGTTCATCAGAGGATGAACAGATCAATAAAAAAGCTTGGTGATGGACGTATAAATATAGATGCTTACCCAGAAAGAGCTTTGTTTGAAGGAGTAATAAATGCTGTAGCGCATAGAGATTATTATCTGGATGGAACTCAAATTCAGGTTGATATGTTTAAGGATAGATTAGAGATATCCTCTCCAGGAGGTTTCTATCATGGAGAAAAGATGGGGAAAACATACGATTTGTCACAAATTATTTCGAAACGAAGAAACGAGATAATATCAAGTGTTTTAGTTAGATGTAATGTAATGGAAGCCGCAGGTACTGGATTTGACAAGATAATAGAAGAATATGAAGGAGAAGATGACTTACACAAGCCTTATATATGTTCTTCATCAGATCATTTTACACTGGTTCTGCCAGACTTGACATATGAAGGTGGTATTGATAATTCTGAAAATCCGATTGTGGAATTTGTGCCTGTCCCAAATGGAACTAGCTATGACGCACAGGTATTATCCTTCTGTTATTACAAGGCTCGTAAAGTGGCTGAAATAGCAGAAGTTCTTGGTATATCAGATTCAACATATTTGCGAAAGAATATTTTGGGAAATATGGTAGATACAGGTTATCTTATTTTCAATAAAGAAGGCCGAGCATCATATTATAAAACTAATCCTGAAATGGTTAGAGTGTAA
- a CDS encoding ISLre2 family transposase, with amino-acid sequence MEEIIKYFADVFITNLYDAKIDFYKNPQSLAELVIATKKETDELGRLFIQSVLQEMDTLLKELPKRKRLWNVEHKADARQILTTLGRVTFTRALYVSKNSNSDEKEELCYLLDKLIGLGDNQQMTEDVMANIYSEAVQTSYRKAGEVASIPEGVTKTTVKNLLHKTKFPKNFQIPEIKKEVDYLYIDADEDHYHLQFKEQRGDLEYNDYGRKLNGAINKIIYVFEGIEPEAPRSKRNRLVGTHYFCRGDEQDNKELWKEVFDYVEATYDVEKIKKIYINADGGAWIKTGYRGLANVTFVLDEFHISEHVSRIISHMKDSKDDVRIEIYKTIKSKTNADFLKLVDRLKEYTSSENILAKISASADYISSNWNAAKYRLRKHEGVLACSAEGHVYHVLSSRMSTQAMGWSKHGANQMAHLREYYYNDEDMLELAKFQKEELPMAAGAEKVILTANDVLASEKNKRSQLLREYGKYSEAIHSSMSVQNSKQLLFMLNGKL; translated from the coding sequence ATGGAAGAAATTATAAAGTATTTCGCAGATGTTTTCATCACAAATTTATATGATGCTAAGATTGATTTTTATAAGAATCCACAATCGTTAGCTGAACTGGTCATTGCAACTAAGAAGGAAACAGATGAGTTGGGACGATTGTTCATTCAGTCTGTGCTGCAGGAAATGGATACACTTTTAAAGGAATTACCTAAGAGAAAACGCTTATGGAATGTAGAGCATAAGGCAGATGCCAGACAGATTCTTACAACACTTGGAAGAGTTACTTTTACAAGAGCACTTTACGTTTCAAAGAACTCAAATTCAGATGAGAAGGAAGAATTATGCTACCTGTTAGATAAGTTGATTGGTCTAGGCGATAATCAGCAGATGACAGAAGACGTTATGGCGAACATTTATAGTGAAGCTGTTCAGACTTCATATCGGAAGGCTGGAGAGGTTGCATCTATTCCTGAAGGAGTTACTAAAACAACTGTAAAAAATTTGCTTCATAAGACAAAATTCCCAAAGAATTTCCAGATTCCTGAAATAAAAAAGGAAGTGGATTATTTATACATAGACGCAGACGAGGATCACTATCATCTTCAGTTTAAAGAACAACGTGGTGATTTAGAATACAACGATTACGGTAGAAAGCTAAATGGTGCTATTAATAAGATTATCTACGTATTTGAAGGAATAGAGCCTGAAGCACCTAGAAGTAAACGAAATAGACTTGTTGGAACACACTATTTTTGCCGTGGAGATGAACAGGACAATAAGGAGCTATGGAAGGAAGTTTTTGATTATGTAGAGGCAACATATGATGTAGAAAAAATAAAGAAAATATATATAAATGCTGACGGAGGAGCATGGATAAAAACTGGATATAGAGGTTTAGCCAATGTAACATTTGTATTAGATGAATTTCATATATCAGAGCATGTTTCTAGAATAATTTCACACATGAAGGATTCTAAAGATGATGTAAGGATTGAAATATATAAAACGATAAAAAGCAAAACAAATGCTGATTTTCTAAAACTGGTTGATAGATTAAAAGAATACACTTCTTCAGAAAATATACTTGCAAAAATATCGGCTTCAGCTGATTACATAAGTTCAAATTGGAATGCAGCTAAATATCGATTAAGAAAGCATGAAGGAGTGTTGGCCTGTTCGGCAGAAGGGCATGTATATCATGTGTTATCCAGTAGAATGAGTACGCAAGCGATGGGCTGGAGTAAACATGGAGCAAATCAGATGGCTCATCTGCGTGAGTATTATTATAACGATGAAGACATGTTAGAACTTGCAAAATTCCAAAAAGAAGAACTGCCGATGGCAGCGGGGGCAGAAAAAGTTATATTGACTGCTAATGATGTCCTGGCATCAGAAAAAAACAAGAGAAGTCAGCTATTGCGAGAATACGGTAAATATTCAGAGGCAATTCATTCAAGTATGAGTGTTCAAAATAGTAAACAGTTATTGTTTATGTTGAATGGAAAGCTGTAA
- a CDS encoding transcription termination/antitermination NusG family protein gives MWYVIQTLAGKENEICIWVNSCVDKRLYKKCFVPLFEDVWRKDGVGNISVKKMFPGYLFVDTDTPEEFYEGLRKIPKKSKLLSIEDKGKRCFTPLYPEEQEFFDNILDDGIMRVSYVHRNKNGKLDRVIGALSDYTDKIVKVDLPHRRAIIEFFMLGRMRQIKFGLWLDTDGKIGWIEQGKAKLGAEPKIKSDVGNFLGYTVGDRVTVTSGIYGDSSLEVSEIRPRRGTVILNVPMFGTIAKVEINADEICRASS, from the coding sequence ATGTGGTATGTTATTCAGACATTGGCGGGCAAAGAGAACGAAATCTGCATTTGGGTTAACTCTTGTGTAGATAAGCGTTTATATAAAAAATGCTTTGTTCCTCTTTTTGAGGATGTTTGGCGTAAAGATGGGGTTGGAAATATTAGCGTAAAGAAAATGTTTCCAGGATATCTGTTTGTGGATACCGATACTCCGGAGGAGTTCTACGAGGGCTTGAGGAAAATCCCTAAGAAGAGCAAGCTGCTTTCGATAGAGGATAAGGGAAAGCGTTGCTTTACACCTCTTTACCCTGAGGAGCAGGAATTCTTTGATAATATTTTGGATGATGGCATAATGCGTGTCAGCTATGTTCACCGCAATAAAAATGGCAAGCTTGATCGTGTGATTGGAGCACTTTCAGATTACACAGATAAGATAGTGAAGGTTGACCTGCCACACAGACGTGCAATTATAGAGTTTTTCATGCTTGGCAGAATGAGACAGATAAAGTTTGGCTTGTGGCTTGATACAGATGGAAAGATAGGCTGGATAGAACAGGGCAAGGCGAAGCTTGGTGCGGAGCCAAAGATTAAAAGTGATGTGGGAAATTTCCTGGGATATACTGTTGGCGATAGGGTGACTGTAACCAGCGGGATATATGGAGATTCATCACTAGAGGTATCTGAAATCAGACCACGCCGTGGCACTGTGATTCTAAATGTGCCAATGTTTGGTACCATTGCAAAAGTTGAAATAAATGCAGATGAAATATGTAGAGCTTCCAGCTAG